In Amycolatopsis solani, a single window of DNA contains:
- a CDS encoding bifunctional nuclease family protein, whose amino-acid sequence MSEMRVVGVRVELPANQPILLLRETEGERYLPIWIGSVEATAIALEQQGVRPARPLTHDLLKEVIGALGRELEQVVITDLKEGTFFAELVFDGDIRVSARPSDSVALALRIGVPIHAVDAVLEEAGLIIPDEQEDEVEKFREFLDSVSPEDFRGADT is encoded by the coding sequence ATGAGCGAAATGCGCGTCGTCGGGGTGCGGGTCGAGCTGCCCGCGAATCAGCCGATCTTGTTGCTGCGGGAAACCGAGGGCGAACGGTACCTGCCGATCTGGATCGGCTCGGTCGAAGCCACCGCCATCGCCTTGGAGCAGCAGGGAGTCCGCCCGGCCCGCCCGCTCACGCATGACCTGCTGAAAGAGGTCATCGGAGCGCTCGGCCGCGAACTCGAGCAGGTCGTCATCACCGACCTCAAGGAAGGCACGTTCTTCGCGGAACTCGTCTTCGACGGCGACATCCGGGTGTCCGCCCGGCCGAGCGACTCGGTCGCGCTGGCCCTGCGGATCGGCGTCCCCATCCACGCCGTGGACGCGGTGCTGGAAGAGGCCGGCCTGATCATCCCGGACGAGCAGGAGGACGAGGTCGAGAAGTTCCGCGAGTTCCTCGACTCCGTGTCGCCCGAAGACTTCCGGGGAGCCGACACGTAA
- a CDS encoding MerR family transcriptional regulator, whose translation MRIGELAQRTGVTTRALRFYEDQGLLAARRSANGYRDYDEDDLQLVKEIQTLQTVGLTLEETRPFVECLRSGHETGDACANSIEVYRRKLEEADALLSRLGGIRAELAAKLAGALARQAPDPCVVPASPHP comes from the coding sequence ATGCGGATCGGAGAATTGGCGCAGCGCACGGGTGTCACCACCCGTGCGCTGCGTTTTTACGAGGACCAGGGCCTCCTCGCGGCCCGTCGCTCGGCGAACGGCTACCGCGACTACGACGAGGACGACCTCCAGCTGGTCAAGGAGATCCAGACCCTGCAGACGGTGGGGCTGACCCTCGAGGAGACCCGGCCGTTCGTCGAGTGCCTGCGCAGCGGTCACGAAACCGGCGACGCCTGCGCCAATTCGATCGAGGTCTACCGCCGCAAGCTCGAAGAAGCCGACGCGCTCTTGTCCCGGCTCGGCGGCATCCGCGCCGAACTGGCCGCGAAGCTCGCCGGCGCGCTCGCCCGGCAGGCGCCCGATCCGTGTGTCGTGCCCGCATCCCCGCACCCGTGA
- the trxA gene encoding thioredoxin translates to MSEVSAVTDATFAEVLGSDVPVLVEFWATWCGPCRMVRPVLAQLAAERAGDLAVRKINADENPETTRSYQVMSLPTMILFSGGEPVETIVGAFPKARIEERLDRALTAPSL, encoded by the coding sequence GTGTCCGAGGTAAGTGCTGTCACCGACGCGACGTTCGCCGAGGTCCTCGGCAGCGACGTCCCCGTGCTGGTCGAGTTCTGGGCCACCTGGTGCGGCCCGTGCCGGATGGTCCGCCCGGTGCTGGCGCAGCTGGCCGCCGAGCGGGCCGGGGACCTCGCCGTCCGCAAGATCAACGCGGACGAGAACCCCGAGACGACCCGGTCCTACCAGGTCATGTCGCTGCCGACGATGATCCTGTTCTCGGGCGGCGAGCCGGTCGAGACGATCGTCGGCGCGTTCCCGAAGGCCCGCATCGAAGAGCGGCTCGACCGGGCGCTCACGGCGCCGTCGCTTTGA
- a CDS encoding TetR/AcrR family transcriptional regulator, whose translation MQVNTDLMAELGLSPTEAARRAQIIGATIGVLADLGYRRTTFAKIKERAGLSSTRLISYHFTNKAGLMQAVLSTVVETKNEYLAERTGGGLDPADRAGYLRAHIETSIAFLRTYPECVRVLTELAANADDVDGWVMTKVLVDDLRVHGLARQLKQGQAEGAFGDFTPEVMAMSIAQAIDGVAAAYAADPALDLEMYGREVADAFVKATAP comes from the coding sequence ATGCAAGTAAACACCGACCTCATGGCCGAGCTGGGCCTCAGCCCCACCGAAGCCGCGCGGCGCGCCCAGATCATCGGCGCGACCATCGGCGTCCTCGCCGACCTCGGCTACCGCCGGACGACGTTCGCCAAGATCAAGGAGCGGGCCGGGCTCAGCAGCACCCGGCTGATCTCCTACCACTTCACGAACAAGGCCGGCCTGATGCAGGCCGTGCTCAGCACGGTCGTCGAGACGAAGAACGAGTACCTGGCCGAGCGCACCGGTGGCGGCCTCGACCCCGCCGACCGGGCCGGCTACCTGCGGGCGCACATCGAGACGTCGATCGCGTTCCTGCGCACGTACCCGGAGTGCGTCCGGGTGCTGACCGAGCTGGCCGCCAACGCCGACGACGTCGACGGCTGGGTGATGACGAAGGTGCTGGTCGACGACCTGCGCGTGCACGGCCTGGCCCGCCAGCTCAAGCAGGGCCAGGCCGAGGGCGCGTTCGGCGACTTCACCCCCGAGGTGATGGCGATGTCGATCGCTCAGGCCATCGACGGCGTCGCCGCCGCCTACGCCGCCGACCCGGCACTGGACCTGGAGATGTACGGCCGCGAGGTGGCGGACGCCTTCGTCAAAGCGACGGCGCCGTGA
- a CDS encoding MerR family transcriptional regulator — translation MVEAGSEKQPVEVASGEQGELFPDDSLPDELVGYRGPAACQIAGITYRQLDYWARTKLVAPSIRTAHGSGSQRLYSFKDILVLKVVKRLLDTGVSLQNIRVAVDHLRLRGVRDLARVTLFSDGTTVYECTSPEEIVDLLQGGQGVFGIAVSGAMQEISGTIHEFPAERADGGVVETHQPDELTQRRNARKTG, via the coding sequence GTGGTCGAGGCTGGTTCCGAGAAGCAGCCTGTTGAGGTCGCGAGTGGCGAGCAGGGTGAGCTGTTCCCCGACGACTCGCTGCCGGACGAGCTCGTGGGTTACCGCGGCCCGGCCGCGTGCCAGATCGCCGGGATCACCTACCGCCAGCTCGACTACTGGGCCCGGACGAAGCTGGTCGCACCCAGCATCCGCACGGCGCACGGCTCCGGCTCGCAGCGGCTTTACTCGTTCAAGGACATCCTGGTCCTCAAGGTCGTCAAGCGGCTGCTCGACACCGGCGTCTCGCTGCAGAACATCCGGGTCGCCGTCGACCACCTGCGCCTGCGCGGGGTCCGCGACCTGGCGCGGGTGACGCTGTTCTCCGACGGCACCACAGTCTACGAGTGCACCTCGCCGGAGGAGATCGTCGATCTGCTCCAGGGCGGGCAAGGCGTCTTCGGCATCGCGGTCAGCGGAGCGATGCAGGAAATCAGCGGGACCATCCACGAATTCCCGGCCGAGCGCGCCGACGGCGGCGTCGTCGAGACGCACCAGCCGGACGAGCTCACCCAGCGCCGCAACGCACGCAAGACCGGGTGA
- the gcvP gene encoding aminomethyl-transferring glycine dehydrogenase — MNPSLASLEQGIPFDERHIGPGPDQLRKILDVIGVASLDELAEHAVPASLRDSAEPLVLPPAASEAQALAELRALAARNRPTAAMIGLGYHDTVTPPVIRRNVLENPAWYTAYTPYQPEISQGRLEALLNFQTMIADLTALPVANASLLDEATAAAEAMTLVRRAGKSASNRFVADRDTLPQTLAVLRTRAEPLGIELVVEDLSQGLTGLGLGGDFFGVLLAYPGASGAVHELDLTIAEAKKHGAAVVVAADPLALTLLRPPGELGADVAVGSTQRFGVPLGFGGPHAAYLAVRKGLERQLPGRLVGVAKDADGAPAYRLALQTREQHIRREKATSNICTAQVLLAVMASMYAVYHGPDGLRAIALRAHRMATVLAAGLAEGGVEVVHGEFFDTVTAAVPGRADTVVAAARDLGVSLRRIDDDHVGAACDETTTRERLSFVWKAFGVSVSDVDGLDADTADALPAPLRRTSEFLTHPVFHEHRSETAMLRYLRRLSDQDYALDRGMIPLGSCTMKLNATAEMEPVTWPEFAGLHPFAPAEDAAGLLEVVADLSAWLARITGYDTVSLQPNAGSQGEFAGLLAIRAYHRWRGEDARDVCLIPASAHGTNAASAVMAGLRVVVVRCDGDGNIDLAHLKSTVDEHRDDLAAIMLTYPSTHGVYEDTVGEVCAAVHDAGGQVYVDGANLNALIGVAQYGRFGADVSHLNLHKTFCVPHGGGGPGVGPIGVRAHLAPFLPNHPLQPAAGPATGVGPVSAAPWGSASILPISWAYIRMMGAEGLRRATLVAVANANYIARRLGEHYPVLYAGRSGFVAHECILDLRPLTKATGVTVDDVAKRLADYGLHAPTMSFPVAGTLMVEPTESEDLAELDRFCAAMIAIRAEIDRVASGEWPLEQSPLRLAPHTAACVAGDWNRPYPRETAVFPAGRTAAKIWPPVRRIDGAAGDRNLVCSCPPPEAFA, encoded by the coding sequence GTGAATCCGTCACTCGCCTCGCTGGAGCAGGGGATCCCGTTCGACGAGCGGCACATCGGGCCTGGTCCGGACCAGCTGCGCAAGATCCTCGACGTCATCGGGGTCGCATCCCTCGACGAACTCGCCGAGCACGCCGTTCCCGCGTCGCTGCGCGATTCCGCCGAGCCGCTCGTCCTGCCGCCCGCGGCTTCCGAAGCCCAGGCGCTGGCCGAGTTGCGCGCGCTGGCTGCCCGGAACCGGCCGACCGCCGCGATGATCGGGCTCGGCTACCACGACACCGTGACCCCGCCGGTGATCCGGCGGAACGTGCTCGAGAACCCGGCCTGGTACACCGCCTACACGCCCTACCAGCCGGAAATTTCCCAAGGGCGGCTCGAAGCGCTGCTCAACTTCCAGACCATGATCGCGGACTTGACCGCGCTGCCGGTCGCGAACGCCTCCCTCCTCGACGAAGCCACCGCGGCCGCCGAAGCGATGACGCTCGTGCGGCGGGCCGGGAAATCGGCGTCGAACCGGTTCGTCGCCGACCGGGACACCCTGCCCCAGACCCTCGCCGTGCTGCGGACGCGAGCCGAGCCGCTCGGGATCGAGCTGGTCGTGGAAGACCTGTCCCAGGGGCTCACCGGGCTGGGACTCGGCGGGGACTTCTTCGGCGTGCTGCTGGCCTACCCGGGCGCGTCCGGCGCCGTGCACGAGCTCGACCTGACCATCGCGGAAGCCAAGAAGCACGGCGCGGCGGTGGTCGTCGCCGCTGACCCCCTCGCCTTGACGTTGCTGCGGCCGCCCGGCGAGCTCGGCGCCGACGTCGCGGTCGGGTCGACGCAGCGGTTCGGCGTTCCGCTCGGCTTCGGCGGCCCGCACGCCGCCTACCTCGCGGTGCGGAAGGGCCTCGAGCGGCAGCTGCCCGGGCGCCTGGTCGGCGTGGCGAAGGACGCCGACGGCGCGCCCGCGTACCGGCTCGCGCTGCAGACGCGCGAGCAGCACATCCGCCGCGAGAAGGCGACCTCGAACATCTGCACCGCGCAGGTCCTGCTGGCGGTGATGGCGTCGATGTACGCCGTGTACCACGGGCCCGACGGCCTGCGCGCGATCGCGCTGCGGGCCCACCGGATGGCCACCGTGCTCGCCGCCGGCCTGGCCGAAGGCGGCGTCGAAGTCGTGCACGGCGAGTTCTTCGACACCGTGACCGCGGCGGTGCCGGGCCGGGCGGACACGGTCGTCGCGGCGGCCCGCGACCTGGGCGTGTCCCTGCGCCGGATCGACGACGACCACGTCGGCGCCGCCTGCGACGAGACGACCACCCGGGAACGGCTTTCCTTCGTGTGGAAGGCGTTCGGGGTTTCGGTGTCCGATGTGGACGGCCTGGACGCGGACACGGCCGACGCGCTCCCGGCCCCGCTGCGGCGCACGAGCGAGTTCCTCACGCACCCGGTGTTCCACGAACACCGGTCCGAGACCGCGATGCTGCGGTACCTGCGCCGGCTGTCCGATCAGGACTACGCCCTCGACCGCGGCATGATCCCGCTCGGCTCGTGCACGATGAAGCTCAACGCCACCGCGGAGATGGAGCCGGTCACGTGGCCGGAGTTCGCCGGGCTGCACCCGTTCGCGCCCGCGGAAGACGCCGCCGGCCTCCTCGAAGTCGTGGCCGACCTGAGCGCCTGGCTCGCCCGGATCACCGGCTACGACACGGTTTCCCTGCAACCCAACGCGGGGAGCCAGGGCGAGTTCGCGGGCCTGCTCGCGATCCGCGCGTACCACCGGTGGCGCGGCGAGGACGCGCGGGACGTCTGCCTGATCCCGGCCAGCGCGCACGGCACGAACGCGGCGAGCGCGGTGATGGCGGGCCTGCGGGTGGTCGTCGTCCGCTGCGATGGCGACGGGAACATCGACCTCGCGCACCTCAAGTCCACTGTGGACGAGCACCGCGACGACCTGGCCGCGATCATGCTGACCTACCCGTCGACGCACGGGGTGTACGAGGACACCGTCGGCGAGGTGTGCGCGGCGGTGCACGACGCGGGCGGCCAGGTGTACGTCGACGGCGCCAACCTCAACGCGCTGATCGGCGTCGCCCAGTACGGCCGGTTCGGCGCCGACGTCTCGCACCTCAACCTGCACAAGACCTTCTGCGTCCCGCACGGGGGCGGCGGTCCCGGCGTCGGGCCGATCGGGGTCCGCGCGCACCTGGCGCCGTTCCTGCCCAACCACCCGCTGCAGCCGGCGGCCGGCCCGGCGACGGGTGTCGGCCCGGTCAGCGCGGCGCCGTGGGGGAGCGCGTCGATCCTGCCGATCTCGTGGGCGTACATCCGGATGATGGGCGCCGAAGGCCTGCGGCGCGCGACGCTGGTGGCGGTGGCCAACGCCAACTACATCGCCCGGCGCCTCGGCGAGCACTACCCGGTGCTGTACGCGGGCCGTTCGGGTTTCGTGGCGCACGAGTGCATCCTCGACCTGCGGCCGCTGACGAAGGCCACGGGTGTGACCGTGGACGACGTGGCGAAGCGGCTCGCGGACTACGGGCTGCACGCGCCGACGATGTCGTTCCCGGTCGCGGGCACGCTGATGGTCGAGCCGACGGAGAGCGAGGACCTGGCCGAGCTGGACCGCTTCTGCGCGGCGATGATCGCGATCCGCGCCGAGATCGACCGGGTGGCGTCGGGCGAGTGGCCGCTGGAGCAGTCCCCGCTGCGCCTGGCCCCGCACACGGCGGCCTGCGTGGCCGGCGACTGGAACCGCCCGTACCCCCGCGAGACGGCGGTGTTCCCCGCCGGGCGCACCGCGGCGAAGATCTGGCCCCCGGTCCGCCGCATCGACGGCGCGGCCGGCGACCGGAACCTGGTCTGTTCCTGCCCGCCCCCGGAAGCCTTCGCCTGA
- a CDS encoding helix-turn-helix transcriptional regulator, translating to MSSEVTARCLHRALEVVRELKAAGPGEGLAALGRLVGCDVVSCTSTEHTTRRLIGTVTDRPEHNLMRHPGFRAQAHQHPGFAAYRSGTLRLGTAAALTDLADLRTLRGLPFYTDFYRPRGTVDQLLCVVQVDDRHGRVLTLSRSRPGFSARDHDLVELLTPHLAQAFARHERPAVRPLAGTAPALTARELEVARLVARAATDREIARRLGISPRTVQKHLQQIYRKLGLASRTELLVHLATP from the coding sequence GTGAGCAGTGAAGTGACGGCGCGGTGCCTGCACCGCGCCCTCGAAGTGGTGCGCGAGCTGAAGGCGGCGGGGCCGGGTGAGGGCCTGGCGGCGCTGGGCCGCCTGGTCGGCTGCGACGTCGTCTCGTGCACGAGCACCGAGCACACGACCCGGCGCCTGATCGGCACGGTCACCGACCGGCCGGAGCACAACCTGATGCGTCACCCGGGGTTCCGCGCGCAGGCGCACCAGCACCCGGGGTTCGCGGCCTACCGCTCCGGAACGCTGCGGCTGGGCACGGCGGCCGCGTTGACCGACCTCGCCGACCTGCGGACGCTGCGCGGGCTGCCGTTCTACACCGACTTCTACCGCCCGCGCGGAACGGTCGACCAACTCCTCTGCGTGGTCCAGGTCGACGACCGCCACGGGCGCGTCCTGACGCTCAGCCGGTCCCGGCCCGGGTTCTCCGCCCGCGACCACGACCTGGTCGAACTGCTCACGCCCCACCTGGCCCAGGCGTTCGCCCGCCACGAGCGACCGGCGGTCCGGCCGCTCGCGGGCACGGCCCCGGCGCTGACCGCCCGCGAGCTGGAGGTGGCGCGGCTGGTCGCCCGGGCCGCGACGGACCGCGAGATCGCCCGCCGGCTCGGGATCAGCCCGCGGACGGTCCAGAAGCACCTGCAGCAGATCTACCGCAAGCTCGGGCTCGCCAGCCGCACCGAATTGCTGGTCCACCTGGCGACTCCGTGA
- a CDS encoding NAD-dependent epimerase/dehydratase family protein, which translates to MASAHGSGRTSVVVTGGSGFIGRAVVRAFRARGVPVTVVDRVPFPEDLDGVRVVTGDLREAAVREEAVTAETAGIVHLAALTSVLKSVELPEDTFADNVLVTQELLELARRREVPKFLLASTNAVIGDVGTATITPDLPLRPLTPYGATKAACEMLLSGYAGAYGMTTCALRFTNVYGPGMSHKDSFVPRMMRAALSGTGVKVYGDGRQRRDLVHVDDVVGAILSAFDSGYSGRAIVGAGRSVSVLEMVEAVREVTGAELPVEHVDAPAGEMPAVVVDVSASAATIGYQPSVSLVDGLATAWKYFSGLDRPNATP; encoded by the coding sequence ATGGCGAGTGCGCACGGTTCCGGTCGGACGTCCGTGGTCGTGACCGGCGGCAGCGGCTTCATCGGCCGGGCCGTCGTGCGCGCCTTCCGCGCCCGGGGCGTCCCGGTCACCGTCGTGGACCGGGTGCCGTTCCCCGAAGACCTCGACGGCGTCCGCGTGGTGACCGGCGACCTGCGCGAGGCCGCCGTCCGCGAAGAGGCCGTGACGGCGGAGACCGCCGGGATCGTGCACCTGGCCGCGCTGACGTCCGTGCTGAAGTCGGTGGAGCTGCCCGAAGACACCTTCGCCGACAACGTTCTCGTCACCCAGGAACTGCTCGAACTCGCCCGCCGCCGGGAGGTGCCGAAGTTCCTGCTCGCCTCCACCAACGCCGTGATCGGCGACGTCGGCACCGCGACGATCACGCCGGACCTGCCGCTGCGGCCGCTGACTCCTTACGGTGCCACCAAAGCGGCGTGCGAGATGCTGCTTTCGGGCTACGCCGGCGCGTACGGCATGACGACGTGTGCGTTGCGGTTCACCAACGTCTACGGTCCGGGAATGTCCCACAAGGACAGTTTCGTGCCGCGCATGATGCGGGCCGCGCTGTCCGGCACCGGCGTCAAGGTCTACGGCGACGGCCGGCAGCGCCGCGACCTCGTGCACGTCGACGACGTCGTCGGCGCGATCCTGTCGGCTTTCGACAGCGGCTACTCCGGCCGGGCGATCGTCGGTGCCGGGCGCTCGGTGTCCGTGCTGGAGATGGTCGAGGCCGTGCGCGAAGTGACCGGTGCCGAGCTGCCCGTCGAGCACGTCGACGCGCCGGCGGGGGAGATGCCCGCGGTGGTCGTCGACGTCTCGGCCAGCGCCGCGACGATCGGCTACCAGCCGTCGGTCTCGCTGGTCGACGGCTTGGCCACGGCGTGGAAGTACTTCTCGGGTCTCGACCGTCCGAACGCGACACCGTGA
- a CDS encoding glycosyltransferase family 2 protein, with the protein MTAFLRRHWLLLLLLVPAITLRVLTWLAYRPALLYIDSFRYLDNLHALRADQLDPIGYDLVLRPLLAVGGLAWVAAVQHAGGILIAIGLYALVRRLGGRPWVAALAAVPLLFDAYQLQIEQNIMSEVTFEAVLLGLLWLLLGWGTPGWKRAGVAGLLLGFGVLTRLIGVSLALPLLVFLVVAGGAWRHWAGWRRAGAGLLGLLAVLVPYSARVHSETGKWGLTGPSGNMLYGRTAAVADCTSLDVSAELRVFCPAEPRETRLVDNYTHADLDPNWPGPLPPGADKAALAHAFAVDVLKEQPGDVAAAILDDFAKSFAWSREQDPTDVPLDRWQFQLSYPQWADQSLIDLVTRQNDGVVASVDQPVAKILRDYQLGGGYVSGGVLGLAALLGLLTVFRRKKPLDRARAGALLAASSGLVLLFASAVFQFSWRYQIPALVLFPVAGTLGFTTLTSASRKRLAAFPDDVDSVALADFRGRHPDVSFAPLTVVIAAYHEAGGIGEVLEKMPDRCLGMPVDVLVVVDGGTDDTAAIAEAHGAYVCVAPRNRGQGAALRLGYHLAAEAGAEYVVTTDADGQYDNSELEALVSPVVEGTADFVTGSRRLGHEEADSRVRWLGVRVFAALASVLTARRITDTSFGFRAMRAELACSVPLNEPQYQSSELLLGVTARGARVRELPMSMRLRKAGKSKKGGSLVYGANYARVMTGTWWRGYVLRRGRKRPGRAA; encoded by the coding sequence GTGACGGCGTTCCTCCGGCGCCACTGGCTGCTCCTCCTGCTCCTCGTCCCGGCGATCACGCTCCGGGTGCTGACCTGGCTCGCCTACCGGCCGGCGCTGCTGTACATCGATTCGTTCCGCTACCTCGACAACCTGCACGCGCTGCGCGCCGACCAGCTCGACCCGATCGGCTACGACCTGGTGCTGCGGCCGCTCCTCGCGGTCGGCGGCCTGGCGTGGGTGGCGGCGGTCCAGCACGCCGGCGGAATCCTGATCGCGATCGGCTTGTACGCGCTCGTGCGGCGGCTCGGCGGCCGCCCGTGGGTCGCCGCGCTCGCCGCGGTGCCGCTGCTGTTCGACGCCTACCAGCTGCAGATCGAACAGAACATCATGTCCGAGGTGACGTTCGAGGCGGTGCTCCTCGGGCTCCTGTGGCTGCTGCTCGGCTGGGGTACGCCGGGCTGGAAACGCGCCGGCGTCGCGGGGTTGCTGCTCGGCTTCGGCGTGCTGACCCGGCTGATCGGCGTCTCCCTTGCCCTGCCGCTGCTGGTGTTCCTCGTCGTGGCCGGGGGAGCGTGGCGGCACTGGGCGGGCTGGCGCCGGGCCGGTGCCGGGCTGCTCGGCCTGCTCGCCGTCCTCGTGCCGTACTCGGCGCGGGTGCACTCGGAGACCGGGAAGTGGGGGCTGACCGGGCCGTCGGGGAACATGCTCTACGGCCGCACCGCCGCCGTCGCCGACTGCACGAGTCTCGACGTTTCAGCTGAACTGCGGGTGTTCTGCCCGGCCGAGCCGCGCGAGACCCGGCTGGTGGACAACTACACGCACGCCGACCTCGACCCGAACTGGCCCGGCCCGCTGCCGCCCGGCGCCGACAAGGCCGCGCTGGCCCACGCATTCGCCGTCGACGTCCTGAAGGAGCAGCCCGGCGACGTCGCCGCTGCGATCCTGGACGACTTCGCCAAGAGCTTCGCCTGGAGCCGCGAGCAGGATCCGACCGACGTGCCGCTCGACCGGTGGCAGTTCCAGCTGTCCTACCCGCAGTGGGCCGACCAGTCGCTCATCGACCTGGTCACGCGGCAGAACGACGGCGTCGTGGCGAGCGTCGACCAACCGGTGGCGAAGATCCTGCGCGACTACCAGCTGGGCGGCGGCTACGTCTCCGGCGGAGTGCTCGGCCTGGCCGCACTGCTCGGGCTGCTGACGGTCTTCCGGCGCAAGAAGCCGCTGGACCGGGCGCGGGCGGGCGCGCTCCTGGCGGCGTCGAGCGGTCTGGTCCTGCTCTTCGCCTCGGCGGTGTTCCAGTTCTCGTGGCGCTACCAGATCCCGGCGCTCGTGCTGTTCCCGGTGGCCGGCACGCTCGGCTTCACGACGCTGACTTCGGCGAGCCGGAAGCGCCTCGCGGCCTTCCCCGACGACGTCGATTCCGTCGCCCTGGCCGACTTCCGCGGCCGCCACCCGGACGTTTCGTTCGCGCCGCTGACCGTCGTCATCGCCGCCTACCACGAGGCCGGCGGGATCGGCGAGGTCCTGGAGAAGATGCCGGACCGGTGCCTCGGGATGCCGGTGGACGTCCTCGTCGTCGTCGACGGCGGGACCGACGACACGGCCGCGATCGCCGAGGCGCACGGCGCGTACGTGTGCGTGGCGCCGCGCAACCGCGGCCAGGGCGCGGCCCTGCGCCTGGGCTACCACCTCGCGGCGGAGGCGGGTGCCGAGTACGTCGTCACGACCGACGCCGACGGCCAGTACGACAACAGCGAACTGGAAGCGCTGGTCAGCCCGGTCGTCGAGGGCACCGCGGACTTCGTCACCGGGTCCCGGCGGCTCGGGCACGAGGAGGCCGACAGCCGCGTCCGGTGGCTCGGCGTGCGGGTGTTCGCCGCGCTGGCGTCGGTGCTGACCGCGCGGCGGATCACCGACACGTCGTTCGGCTTCCGCGCGATGCGGGCCGAGCTGGCCTGCTCGGTGCCGCTCAACGAACCGCAGTACCAGTCCTCGGAGCTGCTGCTCGGCGTGACCGCGCGCGGCGCGAGGGTGCGTGAGCTGCCGATGAGCATGCGGCTGCGCAAGGCGGGCAAGAGCAAGAAGGGCGGCAGCCTCGTCTACGGCGCGAACTACGCCCGCGTCATGACGGGGACGTGGTGGCGGGGGTACGTGCTGCGCCGCGGCCGAAAACGACCCGGTCGAGCAGCGTGA
- a CDS encoding GtrA family protein, whose protein sequence is MTTVTNGVRPRTTEKTRRRGWARLARAAATSVAATVLSQVVLLTVLATGGAAALAGTLAWAAGAVLNFLVTRRWVWGRTGRPRVRRELLPYLAVIGLGGLASIGLTTLAGSLLARADLPHFWWVVLVDGAYTGSYALVFVLKFTLLDRVVFGRGAARTPATTSPS, encoded by the coding sequence ATGACGACCGTAACCAACGGCGTGCGGCCCCGCACAACGGAGAAGACCCGCCGCCGCGGCTGGGCCCGCCTGGCCCGCGCCGCCGCGACGTCGGTCGCCGCCACGGTGCTGAGCCAGGTCGTCCTGCTGACCGTCCTCGCCACCGGAGGGGCCGCCGCGCTCGCCGGCACGCTGGCCTGGGCCGCCGGCGCGGTGCTGAACTTCCTGGTCACCCGCCGCTGGGTGTGGGGCCGCACCGGGCGGCCGCGCGTCCGCCGTGAGCTGCTGCCCTACCTGGCGGTCATCGGTCTCGGCGGGCTCGCCTCGATCGGACTGACGACGCTGGCCGGTTCACTGCTGGCGCGGGCGGACCTGCCGCACTTCTGGTGGGTCGTGCTCGTCGACGGCGCGTACACCGGCAGTTACGCGCTGGTGTTCGTCCTCAAGTTCACGCTGCTCGACCGGGTCGTTTTCGGCCGCGGCGCAGCACGTACCCCCGCCACCACGTCCCCGTCATGA